A stretch of the Sulfurimonas sp. HSL-1656 genome encodes the following:
- a CDS encoding homoserine O-acetyltransferase, protein MNLQTRTEHFTNPLYLESGRILEPYDIVYETYGHLSEAKDNVVVVTHALTGSHHAAGLYEGDNKPGWWDGLIGPGKAIDTDRFFVICSNVVGSCFGSTGPMSPMLPNEEPYRYKFPVITVKDMVKAQRILFDRLGIHRVHAIVGGSMGGMQALQFAVHYPNFADRIVAMACTHATQPWAIAFNKIAQEAILKDPDFKSGYYDPADIKANGLTGMAVGRMAGHISFLSPHSMERKFGREYKRTDGLFELFGKFQVESYLEYNGYNFTKWFDPLSYLYITKAINIYDLSRGFDTLEEALLRIRSRLYLVSFESDMLFIPDEMRVMADILVKEKMTPVDYLEVPSDYGHDAFLVELDKINDYVREALEHGI, encoded by the coding sequence TTGAACCTTCAGACCCGTACCGAGCACTTTACCAATCCGCTCTATCTGGAGAGCGGGCGTATCCTCGAACCGTATGATATTGTCTATGAAACCTACGGGCACCTCAGCGAGGCGAAGGACAACGTCGTTGTCGTCACGCATGCCCTGACGGGGTCGCACCATGCGGCGGGCCTCTATGAAGGTGACAACAAACCGGGGTGGTGGGACGGCCTGATCGGTCCCGGCAAGGCGATCGACACGGACCGCTTCTTCGTCATCTGCTCCAACGTCGTCGGCAGCTGTTTCGGCTCGACCGGGCCGATGTCGCCGATGCTCCCGAACGAAGAGCCCTACCGCTACAAGTTCCCCGTCATCACCGTTAAGGACATGGTCAAGGCGCAGCGTATCCTCTTCGACCGCCTGGGGATCCACCGGGTCCACGCCATCGTGGGCGGCTCCATGGGCGGCATGCAGGCGCTGCAGTTTGCCGTGCACTACCCTAACTTCGCCGATCGGATCGTCGCGATGGCCTGTACCCATGCGACCCAGCCCTGGGCGATCGCGTTTAACAAGATCGCCCAGGAGGCGATCCTGAAAGACCCCGATTTCAAAAGCGGCTATTACGACCCGGCAGATATCAAAGCGAACGGTCTGACGGGCATGGCCGTCGGCCGGATGGCGGGGCATATCAGTTTTCTCTCGCCTCACAGCATGGAGCGGAAATTCGGGCGCGAATACAAACGCACCGACGGTCTCTTCGAGCTCTTCGGGAAGTTCCAGGTGGAGTCGTACCTGGAGTACAACGGCTACAACTTCACCAAGTGGTTCGATCCGCTGAGCTACCTCTACATTACGAAGGCGATCAACATCTACGACCTCTCGCGTGGCTTCGATACCCTGGAAGAGGCGCTGTTGCGCATCAGAAGCCGCCTCTACCTGGTCAGTTTCGAAAGCGATATGCTTTTCATTCCCGACGAGATGCGGGTGATGGCGGATATTCTTGTCAAAGAGAAGATGACTCCGGTCGATTACCTGGAAGTCCCGAGCGATTACGGGCACGACGCCTTCCTGGTCGAACTGGACAAGATCAATGATTACGTGCGCGAGGCGCTGGAACACGGTATTTAG
- a CDS encoding O-acetylhomoserine aminocarboxypropyltransferase/cysteine synthase family protein — translation MHFQTKALHEGYSKDMQGTMAVPIYQTTAYEFRDAEHAANLFALKELGNIYTRLNNPTTDVFEKRFASLEGGSAALATSSGMAAIFYALVNAAEAGDNIVCAAQLYGGSLTLTAHTMKRFGIEARFFDVHNPAEAEKLIDDKTKALFFETLTNPSIDVPNIDELAALADKYGVLSIVDNTVATPALCRPLEHGIDVVVHSASKYTTGQGLAIGGIMVERSNLVEKLRGNARYPQFNEPDASYHGLVYVDVPLPAYTLRGRLSLLRDIGAVGSPFNSWLFIQGLETLKIRMKEHSHNAMMLAKFLETHPMVKRVNYPGLESNKNFANAQRYFEGGMSSGLLSFEVEDLETAKKIVDATKLYSLVVNIGDSKSIITHPASTTHQQLSPEEMDACGVPAGLIRISAGLENAEDLIADIKQALEAAS, via the coding sequence ATGCATTTTCAGACCAAAGCGCTTCACGAAGGCTACAGCAAGGATATGCAGGGAACGATGGCGGTGCCCATCTACCAGACAACGGCCTATGAGTTCCGCGATGCAGAGCATGCGGCGAACCTGTTTGCGCTCAAAGAGCTCGGCAACATCTATACCCGCCTGAACAACCCGACGACGGATGTGTTCGAAAAACGCTTCGCATCACTCGAGGGCGGTTCGGCCGCTCTGGCGACGTCCAGCGGGATGGCGGCCATCTTCTACGCCCTGGTCAATGCCGCGGAGGCGGGCGACAACATCGTCTGTGCTGCACAGCTCTACGGCGGTTCCCTCACCCTGACGGCCCATACCATGAAACGTTTCGGCATCGAAGCGCGTTTCTTCGACGTCCATAACCCCGCCGAAGCGGAAAAGCTCATCGACGACAAGACGAAAGCGCTCTTTTTCGAGACCCTGACCAACCCGAGCATCGACGTTCCCAACATCGATGAACTCGCGGCGCTGGCCGACAAGTACGGCGTGCTCAGCATCGTCGACAACACCGTCGCGACCCCGGCGCTCTGCCGGCCGCTCGAACACGGGATCGACGTCGTCGTTCACAGTGCGAGCAAATATACGACGGGGCAGGGGCTGGCAATAGGCGGGATCATGGTCGAACGTAGCAACCTCGTCGAAAAACTGCGCGGCAATGCGCGCTACCCGCAGTTCAACGAGCCCGACGCCAGCTACCACGGCCTGGTCTATGTCGACGTGCCATTGCCGGCCTATACCCTGCGCGGCCGTCTCAGCCTCCTGCGCGACATCGGCGCCGTGGGCTCGCCGTTCAACTCCTGGCTCTTTATCCAGGGGCTCGAAACGCTGAAAATCCGGATGAAAGAACATTCACACAACGCTATGATGCTGGCAAAATTCCTGGAGACGCACCCGATGGTCAAACGGGTCAACTACCCGGGCCTGGAGTCGAACAAGAACTTTGCGAATGCGCAGCGCTACTTCGAAGGCGGTATGAGCAGCGGACTGCTCAGCTTTGAAGTTGAGGACCTGGAAACGGCCAAGAAGATCGTGGACGCCACGAAGCTCTATTCGCTCGTCGTCAACATCGGCGACTCGAAGTCCATCATCACGCACCCGGCCTCGACGACGCACCAGCAGCTCAGCCCCGAAGAGATGGACGCCTGCGGTGTCCCGGCAGGGCTGATCCGCATCAGTGCGGGGCTTGAGAACGCCGAGGACCTTATCGCGGACATCAAACAGGCACTTGAGGCGGCATCATAG
- the guaB gene encoding IMP dehydrogenase has translation MKIRKRALTFEDVLLVPRYSEVLPKEVSLTTKLTKNITMNIPMVSAAMDTVTEYRAAIAMARLGGIGIIHKNMDIESQVKQVKKVKKSESGIIIDPIYVYPDATLADAEALMQEYRISGVPVVDLYNKLLGILTNRDMRFEKDLSKRADAVMTKMPLITAGKNISLDEAEQIMHKNKIEKLPIIDDEGHLQGLITIKDIKKRIEYPSALKDEFGRLRVGAAIGVGQLDRAQALVDAGVDVLVLDSAHGHSKGIIDTVKAIKAQMNIDIIAGNVATAEAVEALAAAGADAVKVGIGPGSICTTRIVAGVGVPQISAIDECAEAGRRVGVPIVADGGIKYSGDIAKALAVGASCIMAGSLLAGTKESPGDLINYQGRQYKSYRGMGSIGAMTKGSTDRYFQEGTAADKLVPEGIEGRVPYRGPIAGIVHQMMGGLRSSMGYCGSESIEAFWQNAEFVEITSAGLKESHVHDVQITAEAPNYHI, from the coding sequence ATGAAAATCCGTAAACGTGCATTGACATTCGAAGATGTCCTGCTGGTCCCGCGTTATTCCGAAGTGCTGCCAAAAGAGGTCAGCCTCACGACAAAACTTACCAAGAACATCACGATGAACATCCCGATGGTCTCCGCGGCGATGGATACCGTCACCGAGTACCGTGCGGCGATCGCGATGGCACGCCTCGGCGGTATCGGTATTATCCACAAGAATATGGATATCGAAAGCCAGGTCAAACAGGTCAAAAAAGTGAAAAAGAGCGAGTCGGGGATCATCATCGACCCGATCTACGTCTACCCGGACGCGACCCTGGCCGATGCCGAGGCGCTGATGCAGGAGTACCGCATCTCCGGCGTCCCGGTCGTCGACCTCTACAACAAACTGCTGGGGATCCTGACCAACCGCGACATGCGTTTTGAAAAGGACCTGAGCAAGCGCGCCGATGCCGTTATGACGAAGATGCCGCTGATCACGGCCGGCAAGAACATCTCCCTCGATGAAGCAGAGCAGATCATGCACAAAAACAAGATCGAGAAGCTGCCGATCATCGATGACGAGGGTCACCTGCAGGGGCTGATCACGATCAAGGACATCAAGAAGCGTATCGAGTACCCTTCCGCGCTCAAAGACGAGTTCGGCCGTCTGCGCGTCGGTGCGGCCATCGGCGTCGGGCAGCTCGACCGTGCGCAGGCGCTTGTCGACGCGGGTGTCGACGTGCTTGTCCTCGACTCCGCCCACGGTCACTCCAAGGGGATCATCGACACCGTCAAGGCGATCAAGGCGCAGATGAACATTGACATCATCGCCGGGAACGTCGCGACGGCTGAAGCGGTTGAAGCGCTGGCTGCCGCCGGTGCGGACGCCGTCAAAGTCGGTATCGGGCCGGGATCGATCTGTACGACCCGTATCGTCGCCGGTGTCGGCGTGCCGCAGATCTCCGCGATCGACGAGTGTGCCGAAGCGGGGCGCCGCGTCGGTGTACCGATCGTCGCCGACGGCGGGATCAAGTACTCCGGTGACATCGCCAAAGCGCTTGCCGTGGGTGCGAGCTGTATTATGGCGGGCTCACTGCTGGCGGGAACCAAGGAGTCCCCGGGCGACCTGATCAACTACCAGGGACGCCAGTACAAGTCCTACCGCGGTATGGGCTCCATCGGGGCGATGACCAAGGGGAGTACGGACCGTTACTTCCAGGAAGGCACGGCGGCGGACAAGCTCGTCCCGGAAGGGATCGAGGGGCGTGTACCGTACCGCGGACCGATCGCGGGTATCGTGCACCAGATGATGGGCGGCCTTCGCTCCTCCATGGGCTACTGCGGTTCCGAGAGCATCGAGGCGTTCTGGCAGAATGCCGAGTTCGTCGAGATTACCAGCGCGGGCCTCAAAGAGTCACATGTTCACGACGTCCAGATTACGGCGGAAGCACCGAATTATCATATCTGA
- the gatA gene encoding Asp-tRNA(Asn)/Glu-tRNA(Gln) amidotransferase subunit GatA, whose product MMTLKEALKLSPEALEALRAELKSKIEGDSELGAYVGLESAGSGIPIAVKDNIQVREWSVTSGSKILQGYVAPYNATVVEKLLAAGLSPFGRTNMDEFAMGSTTESSYYGKTLNPRNRGCVPGGSSGGSAAAVAAGLAVAALGSDTGGSIRQPAAFCGIVGMKPTYGRVSRYGLGAYASSLDQIGPMTQNVEDAAILYDIISGYDPKDSSSADVAYESVADKLDPSRKLTIAILPSYLEGASDAIKQGYAKAVEALKAAGHTIVEKSMMDAKYDISAYYITATAEASTNLARYDGIRYGSRVEGENLSDLYIKSRSEGFGEEVKRRILLGNFVLSSGYYDAYYVKAQKVRHLIKEEYEKLFEEVDLILSPVAPDTAYEFGALSDPLKMYLSDIYTISVNLAGLPAISLPVDTAENGMPVGLQLIAKAFDEQTLFDGALSLEQAVNL is encoded by the coding sequence TTGATGACGCTTAAAGAGGCTCTGAAACTCTCGCCGGAGGCGCTGGAAGCCCTGCGTGCAGAACTCAAATCGAAGATCGAAGGCGACAGCGAACTGGGCGCGTACGTCGGTCTTGAGAGTGCCGGCAGCGGCATTCCCATTGCGGTCAAGGACAACATCCAGGTCAGAGAGTGGAGCGTGACGTCCGGCTCGAAGATCCTGCAGGGCTATGTGGCACCGTACAACGCGACCGTGGTCGAGAAACTGCTTGCGGCGGGCCTTTCGCCGTTCGGACGGACGAACATGGACGAGTTTGCGATGGGCTCGACAACGGAGAGCAGCTACTACGGCAAGACGCTCAACCCGCGCAACCGCGGCTGCGTGCCGGGCGGCAGCTCCGGCGGTTCCGCGGCAGCGGTCGCGGCGGGCCTCGCCGTGGCGGCGCTGGGCTCCGACACCGGCGGCTCCATCCGCCAGCCGGCAGCCTTCTGCGGCATCGTCGGGATGAAACCGACGTACGGCCGTGTCAGCCGCTACGGGCTGGGCGCCTATGCCAGCTCGCTGGACCAGATTGGGCCGATGACACAGAACGTCGAGGACGCGGCGATCCTCTATGACATCATCAGCGGCTATGACCCGAAAGACTCCTCGAGTGCGGACGTCGCCTACGAGAGCGTCGCGGACAAGCTCGACCCGTCGCGCAAGCTGACCATTGCGATCCTCCCTTCCTACCTTGAAGGAGCATCCGATGCTATCAAGCAGGGGTACGCCAAAGCGGTCGAAGCACTGAAAGCCGCGGGCCATACCATCGTCGAGAAGTCGATGATGGATGCCAAGTACGACATCTCCGCCTACTACATCACCGCGACGGCGGAAGCGTCAACGAACCTCGCCCGCTACGACGGCATCCGCTACGGCAGCCGCGTCGAGGGTGAGAACCTCTCGGACCTTTATATCAAGAGCCGCTCCGAAGGGTTCGGCGAAGAGGTCAAGCGCCGTATCCTGCTGGGGAACTTCGTCCTCTCCAGCGGCTACTACGACGCCTACTACGTCAAGGCGCAGAAAGTGCGCCACCTGATCAAGGAGGAGTACGAGAAGCTCTTCGAAGAGGTCGACCTGATCCTCAGCCCCGTCGCGCCGGATACGGCGTACGAGTTCGGAGCGCTCTCCGACCCGCTGAAGATGTACCTGAGCGACATCTACACGATCTCGGTCAATCTTGCCGGACTTCCGGCGATCTCCCTGCCGGTCGATACGGCGGAGAACGGCATGCCGGTCGGGCTTCAGCTCATTGCCAAAGCCTTTGATGAACAAACACTTTTTGACGGTGCGCTCAGTCTTGAGCAGGCCGTAAACCTTTAA
- the ileS gene encoding isoleucine--tRNA ligase has protein sequence MDYKATLLLPTTDFAMRGNLVQNEPLRYAKWFEEGVYEKMKQKREGAPSFTLHDGPPYANGHTHIGHALNKILKDIIVKQHYFNGNSVRFTPGWDCHGLPIEQQVEKKLGGKQKKEALSTAEVRKLCREHAESFVGIQRDEFKQLGVIADWEKPYLTMDYKFEANIYRTLCDVARKGLLVERSKPVYWSWAERTALAEAEVEYEDKEDYSIFVAFELSEESKVRLGLEGNAAPVIWTTTPWTLPANTGISLNPDEKYVRTADGYIVAQKLYDALIAQEIVKGEVVQTFDAKQFENLHAVNPLNGRRSHIVLGEHVLMDNGTGCVHTAPGHGEDDYRVGLKYNLDVIMPVDETGCYDQSVVRERLIPDAESFVGMHIFKANEPIIELLGASLLKVSKFNHSYPHCWRSHTPLIFRATKQWFIAVDEKPEGENRTLREIAAEELAKTTFYPESGRKRLESMVGNRPDWCISRQRDWGVPIAFFRVKATGEVILDEKVLNFIAMVFEMQGTDAWYSMPIEQLLYPGSGYKPEELEKVSDILDVWFDSGSTWNAVLKSRNYDAGSYPADVYLEGSDQHRGWFQSSLFLSAAVEHRAPYKAIITHGFTMDGKGEKMSKSKGNVVAPDKVLKQFGSEILRLWVAMTDYQNDQKISDEILKQTAEQYRKLRNTFRFLLANIDDLETIVPFGEMGVLDQWIVSKASHVFDNVHGQFERYNFVGGMSTLNNFIVNELSGIYLDITKDRLYCDAKNDPHRRASQSAMAMITRSMLLLVAPILTYTADEIVEAAPAVIKGDAQSIFDLEYASIDVPTSTFNECALVKVREGLYEIVDALKKEKKIKSTLELALHTDADIVKMLPQTEAEDWFVVSGVLPLETAGETLGEFEVDGERYVIAAAARQKCPRCWKYHAHEEDTLCARCAEVTGA, from the coding sequence ATGGATTATAAAGCGACACTGCTCCTGCCCACGACGGACTTTGCCATGCGCGGCAACCTGGTCCAGAACGAACCCCTGCGCTATGCCAAGTGGTTTGAAGAGGGCGTGTATGAGAAGATGAAACAAAAACGCGAGGGGGCCCCTTCTTTCACCCTGCATGACGGCCCGCCCTATGCCAACGGCCATACGCACATCGGTCATGCGCTCAACAAGATCCTCAAAGACATCATTGTCAAACAGCACTACTTCAACGGCAACAGCGTCCGCTTCACCCCGGGCTGGGACTGCCACGGTCTGCCGATCGAGCAGCAGGTCGAGAAGAAACTCGGCGGCAAACAGAAGAAGGAGGCGCTCTCCACGGCCGAAGTGCGCAAGCTCTGCCGCGAACACGCCGAGAGCTTCGTCGGCATCCAGCGCGACGAGTTCAAGCAGCTCGGTGTCATCGCGGACTGGGAGAAGCCCTACCTGACGATGGACTACAAGTTCGAAGCGAACATCTATCGCACCCTCTGCGACGTCGCGAGGAAGGGGCTGCTGGTCGAGCGCAGCAAGCCGGTCTACTGGAGCTGGGCGGAGCGCACCGCGCTGGCCGAGGCGGAAGTGGAGTACGAGGATAAAGAGGACTACTCCATCTTCGTCGCCTTCGAGCTGAGCGAGGAGTCCAAAGTCCGCCTGGGGTTGGAGGGCAACGCCGCGCCGGTCATCTGGACGACGACCCCGTGGACCCTGCCGGCCAATACCGGGATCTCCCTGAACCCGGACGAGAAGTACGTCCGCACGGCCGACGGCTATATCGTCGCCCAGAAGCTCTACGACGCCCTGATCGCACAGGAGATCGTCAAGGGCGAGGTCGTCCAGACCTTCGACGCGAAGCAGTTCGAGAACCTGCACGCGGTGAACCCGCTCAACGGCCGCCGGTCGCATATCGTGCTCGGCGAGCACGTCCTGATGGACAACGGTACGGGCTGTGTCCACACGGCGCCGGGCCACGGGGAGGACGACTACCGCGTCGGCCTCAAGTACAACCTCGACGTCATTATGCCGGTCGACGAGACGGGCTGCTACGACCAGAGTGTCGTGCGTGAACGCCTCATCCCGGACGCGGAAAGCTTCGTCGGCATGCACATCTTCAAAGCCAACGAGCCGATCATCGAGCTGCTCGGAGCGAGCCTGCTGAAAGTCAGCAAGTTCAACCACTCCTACCCGCACTGCTGGCGTTCACATACGCCGCTGATCTTCCGTGCGACGAAGCAGTGGTTCATCGCCGTTGACGAAAAGCCCGAAGGGGAGAACCGCACCCTGCGCGAAATCGCGGCGGAAGAGCTTGCAAAAACGACCTTCTACCCCGAATCGGGCCGCAAACGCCTCGAATCCATGGTCGGTAACCGCCCGGACTGGTGTATCTCCCGCCAGCGCGACTGGGGCGTGCCGATCGCCTTCTTCCGCGTCAAGGCGACGGGCGAGGTAATCCTGGATGAAAAGGTGCTGAACTTCATCGCGATGGTCTTCGAGATGCAGGGCACCGATGCGTGGTACAGCATGCCGATCGAGCAGCTGCTCTACCCGGGCAGCGGTTACAAGCCCGAAGAGCTTGAAAAAGTCAGTGATATCCTCGACGTCTGGTTCGACAGCGGCTCGACCTGGAACGCCGTGCTCAAATCGCGCAACTACGACGCGGGCAGCTACCCCGCGGACGTTTACCTGGAAGGGAGCGACCAGCACCGCGGCTGGTTCCAGAGTTCGCTCTTCCTCAGTGCCGCGGTCGAGCACCGGGCGCCGTACAAGGCGATCATTACGCACGGCTTTACGATGGACGGCAAGGGTGAGAAGATGTCCAAATCGAAGGGCAACGTGGTCGCACCGGACAAAGTACTGAAGCAGTTCGGTTCCGAGATCCTGCGCCTGTGGGTCGCGATGACCGATTACCAGAACGACCAGAAGATCAGTGACGAGATCCTGAAGCAGACGGCTGAACAGTACCGCAAACTGCGCAACACCTTCCGTTTCCTCCTGGCGAACATCGACGACCTGGAAACGATCGTCCCGTTCGGCGAGATGGGCGTACTGGACCAGTGGATCGTCTCCAAGGCCTCCCACGTTTTCGACAATGTCCACGGGCAGTTCGAACGCTACAACTTCGTCGGCGGGATGAGCACGCTCAACAACTTCATCGTCAACGAACTGAGCGGGATCTACCTCGATATCACGAAAGACCGTCTCTACTGCGACGCGAAAAACGATCCGCACCGCCGTGCCAGCCAGAGTGCGATGGCGATGATCACCCGCTCCATGCTGCTGCTCGTCGCGCCTATTCTCACCTATACGGCCGACGAGATCGTCGAGGCGGCGCCGGCGGTGATCAAGGGCGATGCGCAGAGCATCTTCGACCTTGAATACGCCTCGATCGACGTGCCGACAAGCACTTTCAACGAGTGTGCGCTGGTCAAGGTCAGAGAGGGGCTGTACGAGATCGTCGACGCCCTCAAAAAAGAGAAGAAGATCAAGAGCACGCTGGAACTGGCGCTGCACACGGACGCGGACATCGTCAAGATGCTGCCGCAGACCGAGGCCGAGGACTGGTTCGTCGTTTCCGGCGTCCTGCCGCTTGAAACGGCCGGTGAGACCCTGGGCGAATTCGAGGTCGACGGCGAGCGCTACGTGATCGCGGCGGCAGCGCGGCAGAAGTGCCCGCGCTGCTGGAAATACCATGCGCACGAAGAAGATACACTCTGCGCCCGCTGTGCGGAGGTGACCGGTGCCTGA
- a CDS encoding CinA family protein, producing the protein MKYSLFLIGDGLIENEPMRRYIDRHFARFGIEPDRRFLFKEAERFFPDRIGDTEKAQTCLILCEPSMAALVAREIATLTEDTLVMREAALVPSRSLSLSPEYYHLSEGQLQLHVMQVENGGELPAPELHATPVDTALIHLFERDETALKPVLRQIAESYRVEYALTSPVPGWLQCRLSAERFGDVDGALQQLVTRFPSSVATDNIALWLIEVLQAAGKTVTFAESCTGGLLSYYLTKESGASGVFEGALITYSNRLKSAWIAVENATLEAHGAVSREVVEAMSAGALEVAGADYAIAVSGVAGPTGGSAQKPVGTVQVAVRSKEALETARLQLNGDRNYIQEQTVLHAIKMLMLLDKKTFFKIS; encoded by the coding sequence ATGAAGTACTCCCTTTTCCTGATCGGCGACGGCCTGATTGAAAACGAACCGATGCGCCGCTATATCGACCGCCACTTCGCCCGTTTCGGCATTGAACCGGACCGGCGCTTTCTTTTCAAAGAAGCCGAACGCTTTTTCCCCGACCGTATCGGCGACACGGAAAAAGCGCAGACCTGTCTCATCCTCTGCGAGCCATCCATGGCCGCCCTGGTCGCGCGGGAGATCGCCACGCTGACGGAAGATACGCTCGTCATGCGCGAGGCGGCACTCGTTCCCTCCCGTTCGCTCAGCCTGAGCCCGGAGTACTACCATCTCAGCGAGGGGCAGCTGCAGCTGCACGTCATGCAGGTCGAGAACGGCGGCGAACTGCCCGCGCCCGAGCTGCACGCCACCCCGGTCGACACCGCGCTCATCCATCTTTTCGAGCGTGATGAGACGGCGCTCAAACCCGTGCTCAGGCAGATTGCCGAGAGCTACCGCGTAGAGTACGCCCTCACCTCCCCCGTTCCCGGCTGGCTGCAGTGCCGCCTCAGCGCGGAACGTTTCGGGGATGTCGACGGCGCACTCCAGCAGCTCGTCACCCGGTTTCCGAGCAGCGTTGCGACAGACAATATCGCCCTGTGGCTCATCGAGGTCCTTCAGGCTGCGGGCAAGACGGTCACCTTCGCCGAGAGCTGTACCGGCGGACTGCTAAGCTACTATCTTACAAAGGAGAGCGGAGCGTCGGGCGTATTTGAAGGTGCGCTCATCACCTACTCCAACCGGCTCAAATCCGCCTGGATCGCCGTGGAAAACGCTACCCTTGAAGCCCACGGTGCCGTCAGCCGCGAGGTCGTCGAAGCGATGAGCGCCGGCGCGCTCGAAGTCGCCGGGGCCGACTATGCCATCGCCGTCAGCGGCGTCGCAGGTCCTACAGGGGGGAGCGCACAAAAACCCGTCGGCACGGTCCAGGTCGCCGTCCGCAGCAAAGAGGCCCTTGAAACGGCGCGGCTGCAGCTAAACGGTGACCGCAACTATATACAGGAACAGACGGTCCTGCATGCCATCAAAATGCTGATGCTGCTGGACAAAAAGACATTTTTCAAAATTTCATGA
- the sufB gene encoding Fe-S cluster assembly protein SufB — translation MAQSEVDKILAKDYELGFTVDIEEDTVPPGLNEEIIRFISAKKREPGWMTELRIKALHKWEKMEEPHWAHLHYTSIDYQAISYFAAPKKAPNSLDEVDPKILEAYDKLGIPLDEQKMLQGIAVDAVFDSVSVKTTYADTLQELGIIFCSISEAMRDHAELVQKYMFSVVPMTDNYYAALNAAVFTDGTFVYVPKGVRCPMELSTYFRINAQNTGQFERTLIIADEGSYVSYNEGCSAPQRDENQLHAAVVELIAKKDAEIKYSTIQNWYPGDSEGEGGIYNFVTKRGICEGENAKISWTQVETGSSITWKYPSCILKGDNSVGEFYSVAVTSRAQQADTGTKMIHIGKNTRSTIVSKGISAMHGQNSYRGLVKVGPNAAGARNFSQCDSLLIGGECGAHTFPYLESQEASAQIEHEATTSKISDEQLFYLRSRGIGEEDAVSMIVHGFCKEVFAQLPMEFAVEAKELLNLTLEGSVG, via the coding sequence ATGGCACAGTCTGAAGTTGATAAAATTCTTGCCAAAGATTACGAACTCGGCTTTACCGTCGATATCGAAGAGGACACCGTTCCCCCGGGGCTGAACGAGGAGATCATCCGCTTCATCTCCGCCAAGAAGCGCGAACCGGGGTGGATGACCGAGCTGCGCATCAAGGCCCTGCACAAATGGGAAAAGATGGAGGAGCCCCACTGGGCCCACCTGCACTACACCTCCATCGACTACCAGGCCATCTCCTACTTTGCCGCCCCGAAAAAAGCCCCCAACAGCCTCGACGAGGTCGACCCGAAGATCCTGGAAGCCTACGACAAGCTCGGCATCCCCCTGGACGAGCAGAAGATGCTGCAGGGCATCGCCGTCGACGCGGTCTTCGACTCCGTCTCGGTCAAGACGACCTACGCCGACACCCTCCAGGAGCTCGGGATCATCTTCTGCTCCATCTCCGAGGCGATGCGCGACCACGCCGAGCTCGTCCAGAAGTATATGTTCTCCGTCGTCCCGATGACGGACAACTACTATGCCGCCCTCAATGCCGCCGTCTTCACCGACGGCACCTTCGTCTACGTCCCCAAAGGGGTCCGCTGCCCGATGGAGCTCTCCACCTATTTCCGCATCAACGCCCAGAACACCGGCCAGTTCGAGCGCACGCTCATCATCGCCGACGAAGGGAGCTACGTCTCCTACAACGAGGGATGTTCCGCCCCGCAGCGCGATGAGAACCAGCTCCACGCCGCCGTCGTCGAGCTCATCGCGAAAAAGGACGCGGAAATAAAGTACTCCACCATCCAGAACTGGTACCCCGGCGACAGCGAGGGCGAAGGGGGGATCTACAACTTTGTTACCAAGCGCGGCATCTGCGAAGGGGAGAACGCCAAGATCTCCTGGACCCAGGTGGAAACGGGCTCTTCGATCACCTGGAAATACCCCAGCTGCATTCTCAAGGGCGACAACAGCGTCGGCGAATTCTACTCCGTCGCCGTCACGAGCCGCGCCCAGCAGGCAGACACGGGCACGAAGATGATCCACATCGGGAAAAACACCCGTTCGACCATCGTCTCCAAGGGGATCTCCGCCATGCACGGCCAGAACAGCTACCGCGGCCTGGTCAAAGTGGGGCCCAACGCAGCGGGGGCGCGCAACTTCAGCCAGTGCGACAGCCTCCTCATCGGCGGGGAGTGCGGGGCCCACACCTTCCCCTACCTCGAGTCGCAGGAGGCCTCCGCGCAGATCGAACACGAAGCGACGACGAGCAAGATCAGCGACGAGCAGCTCTTCTACCTCCGCTCGCGGGGCATCGGCGAAGAGGACGCCGTCTCCATGATCGTCCACGGCTTCTGCAAGGAGGTCTTCGCCCAGCTCCCCATGGAGTTCGCCGTCGAAGCCAAAGAGCTGCTCAATCTCACCCTGGAAGGAAGTGTCGGATGA